A genome region from Pseudorca crassidens isolate mPseCra1 chromosome 20, mPseCra1.hap1, whole genome shotgun sequence includes the following:
- the LOC137215369 gene encoding zinc finger and SCAN domain-containing protein 5B-like codes for MAEDQIFFWSRGKLPYGPGSESPVSVPHQDTLVEKPDCDQETWHVHFRTFISSEESDPVQDLRRLRELCHLWLRPDLHTKEQMMDKLVLEQFMICMPLECQVLVKETGVQSCKALEDMLRNKQKPKKCTIVRIQGQEFLVRSSEVEMVESEASDMNDERDQCREPRSPVSEIPPENGQQKKRELHILTGAKDLSRRQDQKDLLPETFPETGEMEGLTSKENLEKDLMEHTEETRTHQSQEPEHLKGPEGEVSTKSGYRKGSLRGLRGFKRKQANSPSFQEVHQEETTSLDKGEFSGQLGSLFIGSPSTVGPKILPEGKEAQAWAPYECRECKKRFPYPSQLTLHQRTHTGERPFRCNTCDKGFIQSSDLRAHERIHTGKKPYCCDLCPKKFTHDSTLRAHKRTHTKEKPFRCEHCDKAFSHRGNLNVHQRTHSGLKPYVCPECHSAFCQLGTFRRHQKTHSK; via the exons ATGGCTGAGGACCAGATATTTTTCTGGAGTCGAGGAAAACTCCCCTACGGCCCTGGATCAGAGTCACCAGTGTCTGTGCCACACCAAGATACACTTGTGGAAAAGCCAGACTGTGACCAGGAAACGTGGCATGTTCACTTCAGAACGTTTATCAGCTCAGAGGAATCCGACCCCGTCCAGGATCTGAGGAGACTCCGTGAGCTCTGCCATCTGTGGTTGAGGCCAGATCTTCACACCAAGGAGCAGATGATGGACAAGCTTGTGCTGGAGCAGTTTATGATCTGCATGCCGCTGGAGTGTCAGGTCTTAGTCAAGGAAACGGGGGTGCAGAGTTGCAAAGCCTTGGAGGACATGCTAAGAAATAAGCAGAAACCCAAGAAGTGT ACCATAGTCCGCATACAAGGACAGGAATTTCTTGTGCGAAGCTCAGAAGTTGAGATGGTTGAATCCGAGGCCAGTGACATGAACGATGAGAGAGACCAATGCAGGGAGCCCCGATCCCCTGTGAGTGAGATACCTCCAGAGAACGGCCAGCAGAAAAAACGAGAGCTGCATATTCTGACAGGAGCCAAGGACCTGTCAAGGAGGCAG GACCAGAAAGATCTCCTGCCAGAGACCTTTCCTGAAACAGGTGAAATGGAGGGTCTGACATCCAAGGAGAACTTGGAGAAAGACCTGATGGAACACACGGAAGAGACAAGAACCCATCAATCTCAAGAGCCGGAACATCTGAAAGGTCCTG AGGGAGAAGTTTCTACAAAGAGCGGATACAGAAAAGGTTCTCTGAGAGGTCTAAGAGGTTTCAAAAGGAAACAGGCCAACAGTCCCAGTTTCCAGGAAGTACATCAAGAAGAAACCACATCTTTGGACAAAGGAGAATTCTCAGGACAACTTGGGTCCCTTTTCATTGGTTCACCTAGCACGGTGGGACCCAAAATTCTTCCTGAGGGAAAAGAAGCCCAGGCATGGGCACCCTATGAATGTAGGGAATGCAAGAAGAGATTTCCTTAtccatctcagcttacccttcaccagaggacacacacaggAGAGAGACCTTTTCGATGCAACACGTGTGACAAAGGGTTCATACAGTCTTCGGACCTGCGAGCTCATGAGCGGATCCACACAGGCAAGAAGCCATACTGCTGTGATCTCTGCCCCAAGAAGTTCACCCACGACTCCACTCTGCGTGCTCACAAAAGGACCCACACCAAGGAGAAGCCTTTCCGATGTGAGCACTGTGACAAAGCCTTCAGCCACAGAGGGAACCTCAATGTTCACCAACGCACCCACTCTGGGCTCAAACCCTACGTGTGTCCCGAGTGTCACAGTGCCTTCTGTCAGCTGGGGACTTTCAGACGCCACCAGAAAACACATTCCAAATGA